The sequence TCATTTGCTCTACCAGCTCATCGGTCTCAGTAACAAGCTGAATTGAGACATCAGACATTGTTTCACCACCATTAAAAAGTGTCTTCACCGACATCAACagaattttttttctcgTTGAGGTCCGATGTCGACACCCATCGCTTGGCAGAGGCTTCCAAGATTAATTTGCTTGCCTGCAGGTCGAGATTAGCGAGCTCCTGAGTTGAGTTGTGACAAACCTTTTCGGCAAGATCGTATGCGAAATCGAATATTTCTGAATACTCCATACTAGTGAAGCTCCTGGAAATCAGTATATGAACCAACACTGTTATATTAACACTGCTCTTCGTTTGATAACCTGCCGATAACGGTTGTGATTCTGTTGTTGTTCGTTGAGACGTGATAGTTGCTTTTGAGGGAACCAGCGGCCTCCACCTAAATaacaataaataatattGATGAATCGGCGAGTGCCGTCATAAGCTGCTAATATAGAAAATAATAATCAACTTATTGCTATTACCCATCCGCCACGCCGGTTTACGGCCACGGagttatcatcatctgttCCGTACGTAGGACAGAAATCATTTATTCGACCTCCCCGTTTAAATTTCCGATGAGATGGTGGTGTCCGGATCTCGTATAAGCAATTTACACTTTACTGCGCGGCTCTTTCCAAACGTCTCCTCTCGCACAGTTttcaaaagaaaaagcacAAAAAAATGCTCAGAAACGCCCTTCAGAGTCgtctctcctccactctccGCACCGCTGAGCTTAGGGGTACGTTCACCCTGGTCTTTTAAACTTCTGGCTGACACCCTAGGAGCTGCCAGGCCCGTGGCTGGTCCCTCGGTCCTCGCTGCTAGGACATTTGTCTCAAGgccccttccctctcctcgtTTCCGAGCTGCTGTCTTGACCCCAAGATGTCAACCCACTCGTGGCTACGCTGCCGAATCTGGTGGCAAATTCACCAGATCCAAGCCTCATTTCAAGTACGTTCGCGTATATGTGTGCATTGCTTACATTCTAGCATCGGTACCATCGGCCATGTCGACCACGGTAAAACCACTCTTACCGCGGCCATCACCAAGCACTTGGCTGAACAGGGCGGTGGTAAATTTATGGACTACAGCCAGATCGACAAAGCACCTGAGGAGAAAGCTCGAGGTATCACCATTAGCACTGCCGTGAGTTGACTTTAGGAAAAGCGCGAGAAACTACTCAAACAATAATGCAGCATGTTGAGTACGAGACCCCCAACAGGCACTATGCGCACATCGACTGTCCTGGTCACGCTGATTGTAGGTCACTATACCCAAATTCGCCGCTAATAATTAGACATCAAAAATATGATTACTGGTGCCGCCCAGCTTGACGGTGCTATCATTGTCGTCTCTGCTACTGATGGCCAAATGCCCCAGACCCGtgagcatcttcttcttgcccgACAAGTTGGCATCAAGAAGTTGGTTGTCTTTATCAACAAGGTCGACCAAGTCGACGACCCTGAAATGCTCGAGTtggttgagatggaaatgagaGAATTGCTAGGCCAGTACGGCTTtgatggggaggagacTCCTATCGTCATGGGATCCGCTCTTGCTGCTCTCGAAGGCCGCGACCCTGAGCGAGGTGCGAAAAAGATTCAGGAGCTCATGGAGAAGGCGGATGAATGGCTTGACGTCCCTTCTCGTAAGTCTTTCTTGAAATGTAAGCGCTAATTTCTCCAGGTGACCTCGACAAGCCTTTCTTGATGTATGTTGAGGACGTATTCTCTATCTCTGGTCGAGGCACTGTTGTTACCGGGAAAGTTGAGCGTGGTACAATCACCAAGGGTTCCGAAGTTGAGATCGTTGGTCTCGGTGCACCTATCAAGACTACTCTCACTGGCATTGGTGAGTCCTCATTTGTGTGGAATGAACTGACATTATAGAAATGTTCCACAAGGAGCTTGAACGTGGTGAAGCTGGTGACAACATGGGTGCCCTCCTTCGTGGTATCAAGCGAGAGCAGGTCCGACGAGGTCAAGTTTTGGTGCAACCTGGCTCTATCAAGAGTGTTAAGAAGTTCAAGGCGCAAATTTATGTAAGTCCATAACATGTGTGAACTTTGCTAACATCAGTAGATCCTtaccaaggaggaaggtggtcGTTACACCCCTTTTATGGCTAACTACCGACCTCAGCTTTTCATCCGTACTACCGACGTAACTTGTGCCCTCACTTTCCCGGAGGGCACCGAGGGCGCTCATGAAAAGCTCGTCATGCCTGGTGACAATGTTGAGATGATTGGTGACCTTGTGCATGACATCGCTCTTGAGCCCGGATCGCGTTTCACCTTGCGAGAGGGCGGTAAGACTATCGGTACTGGTATTGTTTCAGAGATCTACGAGTAAGGAAAAGACGCTTAGCATCATTCTGAATGCATTATACGCTCTACTCAATGGCAACCCCTAGTGATCGCATATTGAACTTTTTATCTGACcatttctccctttccatGTCGTACTTTGTAGTCCACTTGTCTGTCGATACATTACCTACAAGGCTTGCCATTCTGCGTGATATTTTTTCAATATCGCCTAGAGCACTGttaatctcttcctcatcttgctCTGGATGCAAGCTAGACACGACCTCATCGTAGCAGTCGACGAATTTGGAAGATTCTTCCAGCAGAGCCTGCAAATGATCCTCTGCTTGATCGAAATATCGAGGTATACTGGCGTGAAGAAGCTGGtgcaaggaaagaagaggcttTATCTAAGGTACATGTATGTCACGAGTCAATCACATGCATTCAGCGCGGAGTATGCAGCAAAAACTTACGGCCTCGGTTCggcttctctcctcctctgatAAAGATGTATCACCAAGTCCTAGTTCATCCCACCCTccgtcatcatcctcattttGACTGTCCTCCAAAATCTCCTTGAATTCATCCCAGGCATCCTTGACGATACTCTGATGGATTTTCCACCGTCTGATGATTGCCGAATTTTCATCTCTTGACAGATCTCTTGACATCCTATCTATTGCTTCCCATATCTTGCCCGTTGACTGAAGATAATCGCCTTCGGCCTCCAAAACATCAAGGTGCCTCTCCACTTCAGCACCAATGCTCAAaaccccttctttccactcccTACCCATCTCCCCGTGAGTGATAAGGACACAGCTTATGAGCTGATTCAGTTGCTCAGCGGCTTTCTCCAGTTGTTGTATAGCTGCAGACACAGTCACTGGTGGTTTGAATGCCAAGCCGAGAGAAGTGACAGTTTGACGAAAATTGACGAGTAATTGAGCGAAAGCATCTGCTACGTTAACAGATATGTCCCGTGCTGGTTGTTTCTCTGAAAGAGCCTGAATAGATCCTTGACAGGAAGATCGGCAAGCCAATATTGCTGATGGGGACAATATCCGAAGACAAATCAGTGGACTGGAGAAGGTGTGATTTGTATTCCTTACCTGTTTTAAGTTGCGGATCTGAGTTCAAATAACTGTTAGCGAACGTAGCTTTGTGATAAGAGTAGAAACGCTTGCCCATCATGTCGgcctctcttcttctatcaaGAGTATGCTATGCGTAAGTGAAACTAAATGCTAGCTCGGAACCCGGATGGGTGCATTTCAGGCGAAGTTCGTCTATACTTACTTTATATCTGTCCTCTCAGAAACTCTTGTTACGATTTACGTAAGAAGACGCGCGACTCTCTTTGGCTCCATTACGCGTTTGGGTACTCAACGCGTTCCACCGACTAAGCAACTTTGCGTCCTTGATGTCTCCTCTatttttctcctttgctGCCATGCCCACCACTCCTTCGGCCCCTCCAGTCCTCAATTCCTGCGCTTCCCGAGTTTCGCCCAATGACATTGCCGAGCAAGACATCGACGATCTGCTATCTGGCATAACAGCAGAGGACCTCGATGACTTTGCTTCTACCGAGAATGAGAATCGTCGGGAAGACGGTCCTGGGACAGCTGAAAGGACTAGGGCGATAGACTTAAATCCACTCCCTGTGAAGGCAGAGGAATCTTTTGCAGGCTTTTCAACCGCTACTGGCAAAACCATTGCACCACCATCCAAAGCCGCATTAGAGAAAGCCAAAAGGTTATGGCATCaaatgggagaagatgatgaaataGAAGTATTAGCGGCGAACTCTCCAGCTAAACACCAGCGGGTCGATGTTTCAGTTGAAGATAAGTCTACTACCCCCTCTGCTGGCTTTCAGACTGGACAAGGCGCACCTGTCCCTAGCCTTTCTTCTGCACATAGCAAGAAAGCGCCCATGATCTTTCAAGAAGGACTCACACTATTTAACCCTTCCGTATCCTCATCGTCCATGGCTTCTGTAATCCCAGAAACTCAGTCGGGAACTAGCCCGACAGATTTTAGAATAGGATTCCAGACCGGTCGCGGTGCTACTATCGCtgagccttcttcttcggcgaGACGAAAGGCACTCAACATGTTCGCCGAAGTCGaatcaacaacaaactGTTTATTAGATATTCCCAGCGCGCCTGATAACCCTCAATCAGGAGTCCCCTCAAGTTTCCTTCTAGCATCTGGGAAGTCCGCGCCGACACCAAATCGTTCCAGCGTTGCAAAAGTGATGTCTTTGTTCGCTGATGTCGAGTCCAGCTCCTCGCCTCAACCTACAC is a genomic window of Cryptococcus tetragattii IND107 chromosome 7, whole genome shotgun sequence containing:
- a CDS encoding translation elongation factor Tu, giving the protein MLRNALQSRLSSTLRTAELRAARPVAGPSVLAARTFVSRPLPSPRFRAAVLTPRCQPTRGYAAESGGKFTRSKPHFKYVRVYVCIAYILASVPSAMSTTGGGKFMDYSQIDKAPEEKARGITISTAHVEYETPNRHYAHIDCPDIKNMITGAAQLDGAIIVVSATDGQMPQTREHLLLARQVGIKKLVVFINKVDQVDDPEMLELVEMEMRELLGQYGFDGEETPIVMGSALAALEGRDPERGAKKIQELMEKADEWLDVPSPFLDGSEVEIVGLGAPIKTTLTGIAGDNMGALLRGIKREQVRRGQVLVQPGSIKSVKKFKAQIYEEGGRYTPFMANYRPQLFIRTTDVTCALTFPEGTEGAHEKLVMPGDNVEMIGDLVHDIALEPGSRFTLREGGKTIGTGIVSEIYE